One Phragmites australis chromosome 23, lpPhrAust1.1, whole genome shotgun sequence DNA window includes the following coding sequences:
- the LOC133906100 gene encoding uncharacterized protein LOC133906100: MARPLPSFCLHRIKSCGGAAPPPPPIRAKEQAFCDGKRDDGNAKDEKVEEAMKGGNDAAAVGRRKVMVVADGDSEDARTALLWALSHAVRPCDTVVLLGVVRGGGGNYKNRGDPTPRGCQQLEAMRTICQAKRPEVHVELLVTEGKERGPAIVEAARKQGVSLLVVGQKKRSVTWRLLSMWMAGMRGTVGGTSAADYCVQHAACMALAVRRKSRRGGGYLITTRRQRDFWLLA, from the exons ATGGCAAGGCCGCTGCCTTCCTTCTGCCTCCACCGGATCAAGTCCTGCGGCGGcgctgcgccgccgccaccgccgataCGTGCCAAGGAGCAAGCCTTCTGCGACGGCAAGCGCGACGACGGCAACGCGAAGGAcgagaaggtggaggaggctaTGAAGGGCGGCAATGATGCCGCCGCCGTGGGGAGGAGgaaggtgatggtggtggccgacGGCGACAGCGAGGATGCCCGGACGGCGCTGCTGTGGGCGCTATCGCACGCCGTCCGGCCCTGCGACACGGTTGTCCTCCTCGGCGTCGTCAGGGGAGGCGGCGGCAACTACAAGAACC GAGGTGATCCAACTCCAAGAGGGTGTCAGCAGCTGGAAGCGATGAGGACCATCTGCCAAGCTAAAAGACCAGAG GTGCATGTGGAGCTTTTGGTGACGGAGGGGAAGGAAAGGGGGCCAGCGATAGTGGAGGCGGCAAGGAAGCAAGGGGTGTCGCTCCTAGTTGTCGGCCAAAAGAAGCGGTCCGTCACGTGGCGACTGTTGTCAATGTGGATGGCCGGAATGAGGGGCACGGTAGGAGGCACCAGCGCTGCCGACTACTGTGTGCAGCACGCGGCGTGCATGGCACTGGCCGTCCGGCGCAAGAGCCGGCGAGGGGGAGGCTACCTCATCACCACCAGGCGTCAGAGGGATTTCTGGCTCCTAGCTTGA